In a genomic window of Cyanobacteria bacterium QS_8_64_29:
- a CDS encoding nucleoside triphosphate pyrophosphohydrolase, whose product MASSAPQTERAVLDALQRLIAVVAELRSPERGCPWDLAQTQQSLIPYAIEEAYEVADAIRSQDRDAIVEELGDLLLQVVLHAQIASESDHFDLGEVASGIADKLVRRHPHVFGDDSAESAEQVHRNWERIKAQEKGQSPEAAPPLSHTLDRDARTLPPLLGGTKISQKAAAAGFEWPDADGVWAKFDEELAEFKQALQHQDAEAQQAELGDLLFTLLNLARWYGLDPSEALHGTSRRLVQRLAHMEAQAQHPLTEYGLEELQRFWQQAKAQSD is encoded by the coding sequence ATGGCCTCGAGTGCGCCGCAAACCGAGCGAGCTGTACTGGATGCGCTGCAGCGGCTGATTGCGGTCGTTGCCGAGCTGCGCTCGCCCGAGCGCGGCTGCCCCTGGGATTTGGCCCAGACCCAGCAGAGTCTTATTCCCTACGCCATCGAGGAAGCTTACGAAGTCGCCGATGCCATTCGCAGCCAAGATCGCGACGCCATTGTCGAGGAACTGGGGGACCTGCTGCTGCAAGTGGTCCTGCACGCCCAAATTGCCAGCGAGTCCGATCACTTCGATCTGGGCGAGGTTGCCAGCGGCATTGCCGACAAGCTCGTCCGGCGCCACCCGCACGTCTTTGGCGACGACTCGGCCGAGAGTGCCGAGCAGGTGCACCGCAACTGGGAGCGCATCAAGGCGCAAGAAAAAGGCCAGTCCCCCGAGGCAGCCCCGCCGCTGAGCCACACCCTGGATCGCGATGCCCGCACCCTGCCGCCGCTGTTGGGCGGCACCAAGATCTCGCAAAAGGCAGCGGCAGCCGGCTTCGAGTGGCCCGATGCCGACGGGGTTTGGGCCAAATTCGACGAGGAGTTGGCCGAGTTCAAGCAAGCGCTGCAGCACCAGGATGCCGAGGCCCAACAGGCCGAGCTGGGAGACCTGCTGTTTACCCTACTCAACCTCGCCCGCTGGTACGGGCTCGATCCCTCAGAGGCGCTGCACGGCACCAGCCGGCGGTTAGTGCAGCGGCTCGCGCACATGGAAGCCCAGGCCCAGCACCCGCTAACCGAGTACGGCCTTGAAGAACTGCAGCGCTTTTGGCAGCAAGCCAAGGCGCAGTCCGACTAG
- a CDS encoding metal-binding protein gives MPAGRTHDRITLWSLPVVAVAAVAIGRSSTVALAVTGAFLFSGLMFGPDLDVRSRQFARWGWLRWIWLPYQRALAHRSVLSHGPILGTVLRVLYLGGCLAAIAAAGLAIAQALGDSAPRWQSWVTRTGRWLAQHRVAVAASFVGLELGAMSHTLSDGAQSLRRRLRRSPRAARDKKRRPR, from the coding sequence ATGCCCGCCGGGCGCACCCACGATCGCATCACGCTTTGGAGCCTGCCGGTGGTAGCGGTAGCCGCAGTGGCAATCGGGCGCAGCAGCACAGTTGCGCTGGCCGTTACGGGGGCTTTTTTGTTCAGCGGACTCATGTTCGGCCCCGATCTGGACGTGCGCTCCCGGCAGTTTGCCCGCTGGGGCTGGCTGCGCTGGATTTGGCTGCCCTACCAGCGGGCCTTGGCCCACCGCTCGGTGCTCTCGCACGGCCCCATTTTGGGGACGGTGCTGCGAGTGCTGTACCTGGGCGGCTGCCTGGCAGCGATCGCCGCAGCAGGACTGGCAATAGCCCAAGCCCTCGGCGACAGTGCCCCTCGCTGGCAGTCCTGGGTGACCCGCACCGGGCGCTGGCTGGCCCAGCACCGCGTGGCAGTGGCGGCTTCGTTTGTCGGGCTGGAGTTGGGCGCCATGAGCCACACCCTCAGCGATGGCGCCCAGTCACTGCGCCGGCGCTTGCGGCGCTCGCCCAGGGCCGCGCGTGACAAAAAGCGCCGCCCGCGCTAG
- a CDS encoding NADP(H)-dependent aldo-keto reductase translates to MQYHHLARTELNVSAVCLGTMTWGEQNALEDAHQQMDYALERGINFFDTAEMYAVPPRPETYGRTEEIIGEWFRRRGTRDHVVLATKVAGGSDSLYWVRSGRTRLDRDNIKTALEDSLRRLQTDCIDLYQLHWPDRATNRFGQLGYARAPEALEPGERDRMRETLSTLNDAVEAGKIRYIGLSNETAWGTMTFLRLAEQEGWPRPIAIQNPYSLLNRTFEIDLSEIAVREDCGLLAYSPLAGGTLTGKYLDGRRPPGSRRTIDERGSRYETERGEAATREYVAIAQRHGLDPAQMALAFVNRQPFLSANIIGATTLEQLQTNIDAAELTLSDEVMAEIEAVHQRNPNPCP, encoded by the coding sequence TGGGGACCATGACCTGGGGCGAGCAGAACGCGCTCGAGGACGCCCACCAGCAGATGGACTACGCCCTCGAGCGCGGCATCAACTTTTTCGATACGGCCGAGATGTACGCCGTGCCGCCGCGCCCCGAAACCTACGGTCGCACCGAGGAGATTATCGGCGAGTGGTTCCGGCGCCGCGGTACCCGCGATCACGTCGTGCTGGCTACCAAGGTAGCGGGCGGCTCGGACAGCCTGTACTGGGTTCGCAGCGGCCGGACGCGCCTGGATCGCGACAACATCAAGACCGCGCTCGAGGACAGCCTGCGCCGCCTCCAGACCGACTGCATCGATCTCTACCAGCTGCACTGGCCGGATCGCGCCACCAACCGCTTCGGGCAGCTGGGCTATGCCCGCGCGCCCGAGGCGCTCGAGCCGGGCGAGCGTGATCGCATGCGCGAGACTCTCAGCACGCTCAACGACGCGGTCGAAGCCGGCAAGATCCGCTACATCGGGCTCTCCAACGAAACGGCGTGGGGGACCATGACCTTCCTCCGGCTGGCCGAGCAGGAGGGATGGCCGCGCCCCATTGCCATCCAAAACCCCTACAGCCTGCTCAACCGCACCTTTGAAATCGACCTCTCCGAGATTGCGGTGCGCGAGGATTGCGGCCTGCTGGCCTACTCGCCGCTGGCGGGGGGCACGCTCACCGGCAAGTACCTCGACGGCCGGCGCCCACCTGGCAGCCGCCGCACCATCGACGAGCGCGGCTCGCGCTACGAAACCGAGCGCGGCGAGGCCGCCACGCGCGAGTACGTGGCGATCGCGCAGCGCCACGGGCTCGACCCCGCGCAAATGGCGCTCGCCTTCGTCAACCGGCAGCCGTTTTTGAGCGCCAACATTATCGGCGCCACCACCCTGGAGCAGCTCCAAACCAACATCGACGCAGCCGAGCTGACCCTCTCGGACGAGGTCATGGCCGAGATTGAGGCAGTGCACCAGCGCAATCCCAATCCCTGTCCCTAG